A single region of the Rhodococcus sp. W8901 genome encodes:
- a CDS encoding NrtA/SsuA/CpmA family ABC transporter substrate-binding protein, protein MFRMRRLPRAALALALVPLAGLAVACGGSDAAASDAATDQFTLKVYDPGNSGAIAVGKRDGDFDRALAPLGAKIEWVKTTPGFSSNLKLFNTGELDIQTGAYSPVVGALSKDVGVRIFATSDPYNKDQSGIIATPGSGIEKLEDLAGKRVAVNPAAKGEYIVLKALTAARIPIDSVARVPLQQTDAASAFSTGQVDAWASFLAPYQEAKVKGAKEIATEGSIDSVDNTIIAGRTAVLQEHPEAVQKFLEVTQDLTRRQWENPAAFENVFEQAGPRALTGQRLDDAIALGGKVTDFRYPTAADEADLQSVADLFYDNGVIQRQIAASDLTFDLQGAVADKQAARR, encoded by the coding sequence ATGTTCCGTATGCGCCGTCTGCCCCGAGCTGCTCTCGCTCTCGCGCTCGTTCCCCTGGCAGGGCTGGCGGTTGCATGTGGCGGTTCGGACGCCGCGGCGTCCGACGCCGCGACCGATCAGTTCACCCTCAAGGTCTACGACCCGGGCAACTCCGGAGCGATTGCGGTCGGGAAGCGTGACGGTGACTTCGACCGAGCGCTCGCACCGCTCGGAGCGAAGATCGAATGGGTCAAGACCACACCGGGATTCAGTTCCAACCTCAAACTGTTCAACACCGGGGAACTGGATATCCAGACTGGCGCCTACAGCCCCGTCGTGGGCGCGCTGTCGAAGGACGTCGGCGTCCGGATCTTCGCGACGTCCGACCCGTACAACAAGGACCAGAGTGGCATCATCGCCACACCCGGGTCGGGCATCGAGAAGCTCGAGGACCTCGCGGGCAAGCGGGTCGCCGTCAATCCGGCGGCCAAGGGCGAGTACATCGTCCTCAAGGCGCTGACCGCGGCGCGCATCCCTATCGATTCGGTGGCGCGGGTACCGCTGCAGCAGACCGATGCGGCGTCCGCGTTCTCCACCGGGCAGGTGGATGCGTGGGCCTCCTTCCTTGCTCCTTACCAGGAGGCGAAAGTGAAGGGTGCCAAGGAGATCGCCACCGAGGGCAGCATCGACTCGGTCGATAACACGATCATCGCCGGCCGCACCGCGGTGCTGCAGGAACATCCCGAGGCGGTGCAGAAGTTCCTCGAGGTCACCCAGGACCTCACTCGCCGGCAGTGGGAGAATCCGGCCGCGTTCGAGAACGTCTTCGAACAGGCCGGTCCGCGGGCGCTGACCGGGCAGCGGCTCGACGACGCGATCGCGCTCGGCGGCAAGGTCACCGACTTCCGCTACCCGACCGCCGCCGACGAGGCGGATCTGCAGTCCGTGGCCGACCTGTTCTACGACAACGGCGTCATCCAGCGGCAGATCGCGGCCTCCGACCTCACGTTCGACCTGCAGGGCGCGGTGGCCGACAAGCAGGCGGCACGGCGATGA